From Candidatus Zixiibacteriota bacterium, the proteins below share one genomic window:
- a CDS encoding NfeD family protein: MDRVIWVWLAAALAFIIFEIFAPSFIFACFVVGAIAGGITALFTDSYVLQGAVFAVVSLILLPLTRPLANKITKESPIKSNMDAYVGQTAMVKKEVSDIAGQVVIDGQIWQARAEKTIPADARVKVISYEGAKLNVEKAE; encoded by the coding sequence ATGGATAGAGTAATCTGGGTATGGCTGGCGGCGGCGCTGGCTTTCATTATCTTCGAAATATTCGCGCCGAGCTTTATCTTTGCCTGTTTTGTTGTCGGAGCCATTGCCGGAGGAATCACGGCCTTATTTACCGATTCATACGTCTTACAGGGCGCGGTTTTCGCCGTCGTATCATTGATATTACTGCCTCTCACCCGGCCGCTGGCCAATAAAATCACCAAAGAATCGCCGATCAAAAGCAACATGGATGCCTATGTCGGCCAAACCGCCATGGTCAAAAAAGAAGTTTCCGATATCGCCGGACAAGTGGTTATCGACGGACAAATCTGGCAGGCCAGAGCCGAAAAAACAATCCCGGCCGACGCCCGGGTAAAGGTTATTTCCTACGAGGGCGCCAAATTAAACGTTGAAAAAGCTGAATAG
- a CDS encoding GAF domain-containing SpoIIE family protein phosphatase, with protein sequence MSGLLDRLKDSKESVEKLALIAESSHMLNSTIEYEDVLKSVLQLLTQAVNAEGAMVYRYDAASDELRGRFYYGDTEPQRMIIKMGQGFVGWVAQNNQPVLSNCPSEDKRYYPAFTKNEDFDLTSIICYPLTLRGEFFGVIEAVNARDGKFEQSDLDTLEILSDQIALAINNAQLYRSAVRKALEKKTLFDVSRLLMTSLNLDEVLHNILIALKNIIEYHAGGVYLIKEESQDVESISSVGYDDVINADLHLKVGQGIVGNVAKSGQAEIISDVSKDNRYINARPETNSEIVVPIMLDMKLVGVLNLEHNNHDAFSDEDKDILTTFATQAAISIERARLHKYMLDQKKIEEQLHIARTIQKTFLPDEVPRIDRYDLWGTNIPSGEVGGDYYDFINIVQNQFGITIADVSGKGIPAALIMASFRASLIAEIRNNYAIRTICRKVNNLLCESLESENFVTAIYGVLDSKNSIFTFSNCGHNPGLLVRKDNSVEELFEGGLILGVRPDVRYEERPIYINAGDILCLFTDGITEAENKKGEQFETERMVEIIKKHRKLSASEIGHKMLSAVHGFAHPDFIMDDLTVILLKRL encoded by the coding sequence ATGAGCGGACTATTAGACAGATTAAAAGATTCAAAAGAATCGGTCGAAAAGCTGGCCTTGATCGCCGAATCGTCCCATATGCTCAATTCGACGATTGAATATGAAGACGTCCTCAAGTCGGTTTTGCAGCTTCTGACTCAGGCGGTCAATGCCGAAGGAGCTATGGTGTATCGCTATGACGCCGCCAGCGATGAGTTGAGAGGCCGATTTTATTACGGCGATACCGAACCGCAGCGGATGATTATTAAGATGGGTCAGGGATTTGTCGGATGGGTAGCGCAAAACAACCAACCGGTTCTGTCCAACTGTCCATCTGAGGATAAGCGGTACTATCCGGCCTTTACCAAAAACGAAGATTTTGATCTGACATCAATTATTTGCTATCCCCTGACTTTGCGCGGCGAGTTTTTTGGAGTTATCGAGGCGGTTAACGCTCGCGACGGCAAGTTCGAGCAATCAGATTTGGATACGCTGGAGATTTTGTCCGATCAAATCGCATTGGCGATTAATAATGCTCAGTTGTATCGCTCCGCTGTCCGTAAAGCCCTCGAGAAAAAAACATTATTTGATGTCAGCCGATTACTGATGACGTCGTTGAATCTTGATGAAGTATTGCATAATATTTTAATCGCTTTGAAAAACATCATAGAATATCATGCCGGTGGCGTTTATTTAATCAAGGAAGAATCCCAGGATGTCGAATCAATTTCATCGGTTGGGTATGATGATGTTATAAACGCCGATTTGCATCTGAAAGTAGGACAGGGTATCGTCGGCAACGTCGCCAAAAGCGGACAGGCTGAAATCATATCAGATGTTTCCAAAGATAACCGATATATTAACGCCCGCCCGGAAACGAATTCCGAAATCGTTGTCCCCATCATGCTGGACATGAAACTCGTCGGGGTTTTAAATCTCGAACATAACAATCATGACGCCTTTTCCGATGAAGATAAGGATATCCTGACAACGTTTGCTACTCAGGCGGCAATATCAATCGAGCGGGCCCGTTTGCATAAGTATATGCTTGATCAGAAAAAGATTGAAGAGCAGTTGCATATCGCCCGAACGATTCAAAAAACTTTCCTGCCCGATGAAGTTCCCCGGATTGACAGATATGATTTGTGGGGAACCAATATTCCCTCGGGTGAAGTCGGTGGCGATTATTATGATTTTATTAACATAGTGCAGAATCAGTTCGGTATCACCATCGCGGATGTATCCGGCAAGGGCATCCCCGCCGCTCTCATTATGGCGTCATTTCGAGCTTCACTTATTGCCGAGATTAGAAACAATTACGCTATCCGTACTATTTGCCGCAAAGTAAACAATCTTCTATGTGAATCATTGGAATCGGAAAATTTTGTCACTGCCATCTATGGAGTTTTAGATTCCAAAAATTCAATCTTTACTTTTTCCAATTGCGGTCATAATCCGGGTTTGTTGGTCAGGAAAGACAATTCGGTTGAGGAGCTTTTTGAAGGCGGCCTGATTCTCGGCGTCCGACCCGACGTCCGTTATGAAGAACGTCCGATTTATATCAATGCCGGAGATATCCTGTGCCTGTTTACCGACGGCATCACCGAAGCGGAAAATAAAAAAGGCGAGCAGTTTGAAACCGAGCGGATGGTTGAGATTATAAAAAAACACAGGAAGTTATCGGCATCAGAGATTGGTCATAAGATGCTGTCTGCCGTTCACGGATTCGCCCACCCCGACTTTATAATGGATGATTTGACTGTTATCCTGCTTAAGAGATTGTAA
- a CDS encoding ethylbenzene dehydrogenase-related protein: MFRKILSLIFIIAFAAVWYGCGGDDDNGVGPTPPPPPPRLVVEAHQSPGLNSVDHAVWNSIEAVDVSVGDSSKYNAGVSFTNNLTASMKALTANDSIFVRVEWNDNSEDNQFGQLQARWLNNTINWEEIDTTLFANEDRFYVIIDNGGPNGADCSALCHSTANASGRKLYGATGDDADVWHWKANRTGLASYAEDMHITTTTTATDPQASTGGELYYRNFGAFPSPRPLYMHPDSTDYTGPDLLEGIYIGYIHSHSWASVTDSNGVKMPGFYLNHLSGANGSRWDVRAVSEHDGLGWTVVFARQLTTADADDVDLSFSIPDSLQISIAIGNNSGMKHHGAPPFYMVFE, from the coding sequence ATGTTCAGAAAAATCCTTTCATTAATATTTATTATAGCCTTTGCCGCAGTTTGGTATGGTTGCGGCGGCGATGATGACAACGGCGTTGGGCCGACGCCCCCTCCTCCGCCTCCGCGTTTGGTCGTGGAAGCTCATCAGAGTCCGGGCCTGAATTCGGTCGATCATGCCGTCTGGAATTCGATTGAAGCAGTTGATGTTTCCGTGGGTGATTCATCCAAATATAACGCCGGAGTGAGTTTTACCAATAATTTAACCGCCAGCATGAAGGCCTTGACTGCCAATGATTCCATTTTTGTCAGAGTTGAGTGGAATGATAATTCCGAGGATAACCAATTCGGGCAGTTACAGGCTCGCTGGCTAAACAATACAATTAACTGGGAAGAAATAGACACTACTCTGTTTGCAAATGAAGATCGATTTTATGTAATTATTGACAACGGGGGACCCAACGGCGCTGATTGTTCGGCCTTATGCCACAGTACGGCCAACGCTTCCGGCAGAAAGCTCTACGGCGCAACTGGTGATGACGCTGATGTGTGGCACTGGAAAGCAAACCGAACGGGACTGGCCAGTTATGCTGAAGATATGCATATTACAACTACTACGACTGCAACAGATCCTCAAGCATCAACGGGCGGAGAGTTATACTATAGGAATTTCGGAGCATTTCCCAGCCCCCGGCCACTTTATATGCATCCAGATTCCACAGATTATACCGGGCCGGATCTTCTGGAAGGAATATATATAGGCTATATACACAGCCATAGCTGGGCGAGTGTTACCGATTCGAATGGAGTAAAAATGCCCGGTTTTTATTTAAATCATCTTTCCGGCGCTAACGGTTCTCGCTGGGATGTTCGTGCGGTTTCGGAACATGACGGTTTGGGATGGACGGTTGTTTTCGCTCGTCAGCTTACCACAGCGGACGCCGATGACGTCGATTTGAGTTTCTCAATCCCGGATTCGCTGCAGATTTCAATCGCGATCGGCAACAATTCGGGCATGAAACATCATGGGGCGCCGCCGTTTTATATGGTATTTGAATAA
- a CDS encoding PorV/PorQ family protein — translation MNNFFDRMSRKTAVLIIIFAVLMMSNIPINAGDINKNAGTTGFSFLKQGVGARAVSLGGAFVSIAGDPSIIYYNPAGTAHLDGRQFLAGYHNYVLDVQSGFVAATMPFKTYGNIGLFISYMNFGEFIRTDVNGVVDNADPTFSGGDFLIGANYSRFIGSFLSAGINAKFISESADGYSSQAIAVDFGLMLTNFFGDSLTNAGVSVYNFGGVLSGFSAASDYSHKDKLPTGVRAGVSHSLRELPVIVSLNGVYPNDNDLYISAGLEFYKLEPLYLRLGYSTFGQNYKTGSDRDGLGGFAFGFGLDYKQLQISYAFMPYLDLGSSHRVTFTGGF, via the coding sequence ATGAATAATTTCTTTGACCGTATGAGTAGAAAAACCGCCGTTTTGATAATAATCTTCGCTGTACTAATGATGTCAAATATCCCGATCAATGCCGGAGACATAAACAAAAACGCGGGGACCACTGGATTCTCGTTTTTGAAACAGGGAGTTGGCGCCCGGGCGGTTTCTCTGGGCGGAGCCTTTGTTTCCATAGCGGGCGATCCTTCGATAATCTATTATAATCCGGCCGGAACCGCCCACCTTGACGGTCGCCAGTTTTTAGCCGGTTATCATAATTATGTCCTCGATGTTCAATCCGGATTCGTGGCCGCGACCATGCCTTTCAAGACCTATGGAAATATCGGCCTGTTTATTTCCTACATGAATTTTGGCGAATTTATACGAACCGACGTCAATGGCGTAGTTGATAACGCCGATCCGACATTCTCCGGAGGAGATTTCTTAATCGGCGCCAACTATTCGCGATTTATTGGTTCATTTCTCTCGGCGGGCATCAACGCGAAATTTATTTCCGAATCGGCTGACGGCTATTCATCTCAGGCGATTGCGGTTGATTTTGGACTGATGTTGACGAATTTTTTCGGAGATTCTCTAACTAACGCCGGTGTCTCGGTATATAATTTCGGCGGAGTTCTTTCCGGATTTTCAGCCGCTTCGGATTACTCACACAAAGACAAATTACCGACGGGCGTCCGCGCCGGAGTGTCTCATTCGCTTCGCGAACTCCCCGTTATAGTTTCATTAAACGGAGTTTATCCCAATGACAATGACTTGTATATCAGCGCCGGTTTGGAATTCTATAAACTGGAGCCTTTATATCTGAGGCTGGGGTATTCGACCTTTGGTCAGAATTATAAAACCGGTTCCGACAGAGATGGGCTGGGAGGATTCGCGTTTGGCTTCGGGCTCGATTACAAACAACTTCAAATTTCTTATGCCTTTATGCCTTATCTTGATCTGGGATCAAGTCATCGGGTAACATTTACAGGGGGCTTTTAA
- a CDS encoding LptE family protein, giving the protein MKRLVVQALLILIIVSGCGPYSFSPSGKSAFQSVYVAQFENNTIQYEMGDRLTDAVIDAFVLDNTVQVKESDKAEAVLNGTVISYRRDPHTFDQQDNVTKYAVKVSLRVKIAKANTEDIIWEETFYAEGVYDANTETEEGEGQDRVISLLTADILDKTTKSW; this is encoded by the coding sequence ATGAAGCGTTTAGTCGTACAGGCATTACTGATTTTGATAATCGTTTCCGGATGTGGACCGTATTCGTTTTCGCCTTCGGGCAAATCCGCTTTTCAATCGGTATATGTCGCCCAGTTCGAAAATAATACCATTCAATACGAAATGGGCGACCGGTTGACCGACGCCGTTATTGATGCTTTTGTGCTGGATAACACCGTTCAGGTAAAAGAGTCCGATAAAGCCGAAGCGGTATTAAACGGAACGGTTATCAGCTATCGCCGCGATCCGCATACTTTCGACCAGCAGGATAATGTTACCAAATATGCCGTTAAAGTCTCGCTGAGAGTTAAGATCGCCAAAGCCAATACCGAGGATATTATCTGGGAAGAGACTTTTTATGCTGAAGGCGTCTATGATGCCAATACCGAAACCGAAGAGGGCGAAGGGCAGGATCGCGTAATTTCTCTTCTGACGGCAGATATTTTGGATAAAACGACTAAAAGCTGGTGA
- the hutI gene encoding imidazolonepropionase, which translates to MANTNNQKKTTLLIEDIGQLISMRGSVPRRGTAMSEIGLIENGFVAVSGETVTAIGSGDKKSGKIDPAENCVVISAENKVVTPGLIDPHTHPVFAGTRELEFEMRLSGKSYMEIARAGGGIRASVRCLREADEKSLMERTRKTIDTLMSYGVTSMEAKSGYGLSTKSEIKMLEAIQKLNEQESMDLYPTFLGAHEIPDEYRDNRDAYVDLVINEMIPAVAEQNLALFCDVFCEEGVFTVDESRKILMAARQAGMKPKLHADEIKSTGGAELAVELDAVSADHLGCISKAGIRQLANSDTVAVLLPGTAFALDLKESAPAREMIEKGVIVALSTDCNPGSSMTESLPMIISLAAVKLKMTAAESLSAVTVNAACAIGQGERLGRLEKNLPADIVIWDMEDYRELPYHYGVNLVDTVIKNGKVIIEK; encoded by the coding sequence ATGGCTAATACCAATAATCAGAAAAAAACGACTCTCCTGATAGAAGACATCGGGCAACTGATCAGTATGCGCGGTTCCGTACCGCGTCGCGGCACGGCTATGTCGGAAATCGGTTTGATTGAAAACGGATTCGTCGCCGTTTCCGGTGAAACGGTTACGGCCATCGGCTCGGGCGATAAAAAAAGCGGGAAAATTGACCCAGCCGAAAACTGTGTTGTTATTTCCGCGGAAAACAAGGTTGTCACTCCCGGTCTGATTGATCCCCATACCCATCCGGTTTTTGCCGGAACCCGTGAACTTGAATTCGAAATGCGCCTCTCCGGAAAATCGTACATGGAAATAGCCCGGGCCGGAGGAGGTATTCGCGCATCGGTTCGGTGTCTGAGGGAAGCCGACGAAAAATCTCTAATGGAGCGGACCCGCAAAACCATCGATACTCTGATGTCTTACGGCGTAACATCAATGGAAGCCAAGTCCGGATATGGTCTCTCGACCAAATCCGAAATTAAAATGCTGGAAGCGATTCAAAAGCTCAATGAGCAGGAATCGATGGATCTATATCCGACTTTTCTCGGAGCGCATGAAATACCGGATGAATACCGGGATAACCGAGACGCTTATGTTGATCTGGTCATAAATGAAATGATTCCGGCCGTGGCCGAACAAAACCTGGCGTTGTTCTGTGATGTTTTCTGCGAGGAAGGTGTCTTTACCGTCGATGAATCACGCAAAATTCTGATGGCTGCCAGACAAGCCGGAATGAAACCGAAACTGCACGCCGATGAAATCAAATCGACCGGAGGCGCAGAACTGGCGGTTGAATTAGACGCGGTTTCGGCCGACCATCTCGGATGCATTTCAAAAGCGGGAATCAGGCAACTGGCCAATTCGGATACCGTCGCGGTGCTTCTTCCCGGAACCGCATTCGCGCTTGACCTAAAAGAATCGGCTCCGGCCCGGGAAATGATTGAAAAAGGAGTTATCGTTGCGCTCTCGACCGACTGCAATCCCGGTTCATCAATGACCGAATCATTACCGATGATAATATCACTGGCTGCCGTAAAACTGAAAATGACCGCTGCTGAATCTCTCTCGGCGGTGACCGTCAATGCCGCCTGCGCGATCGGTCAGGGCGAACGTCTCGGGCGTTTGGAAAAAAATCTACCGGCCGATATCGTCATCTGGGATATGGAAGATTATCGGGAACTGCCATATCATTACGGCGTTAATCTGGTGGATACAGTTATTAAAAACGGGAAAGTCATAATCGAAAAATGA